Genomic DNA from Solanum pennellii chromosome 3, SPENNV200:
acaacataaaaataataaatgacaaatatttaaaaaatatttaacctatttttgtattttaaaaaattaaaataatcataaattaatatatcCATGCAACGCGTAAATACGTATACTACTTTCATTCTTTTGGGTTGTGTATTTCCTTGAAGTTAATGGATAGACAAGTGACTTCATATAAATGATTTacccaattttatttattttttacctaaaaaataaaaattcactcGACCCAAAACCAAAATGGGTGGTGCCAAAATCCACTATACATTTTCATCAAAAACCATCTCTCTATTCATCTCAACCCACCATCAAGAACTCATCTTTCAAGAAAGATGATGGTTTGTTCACTAAAACTACTCTCTTCTTCAATGTCACTTCAAACTTTGTATCTTCCCTATTCCATACATCTTCAACATGTAACATTCCCTTCAAGTTCTGTCAATTTGGTGTCTTTCAAATTCTTTAAATCTGTAAGACTTTCTGTTTgctaacaaaaaaaagaaacttcatCTTCATTTAGCTTAGTTGGAATCTAGGTTATTGAGTGTTTTTTACATTATCTATTTCAAGAATATTTTCAATCCTTTTCAATAATAACAAattgatttgagcttaaaattttcaatttgattgtAAACCCACTTTAAAGCTTGAAGTTTTGTCATCAATGGTAGTAGTATTTTCTCAACCCCTTTTACTAACaataaaacaatttaagtttgaaatttttgattcaaTTATAGAGCCATTTTTAAGCTTGAGGTTTTGTCCATCAATAGTGATATTGTTTCCAACCCCtttcaacaataataaattgattttaacaaaaaaaaattgatttctttGTTTTGATTGAAATAATATGCTTTATGGGTTTTTTGTTTGTGAGATTTGGAGAATGATGCCAATGAAAATGTATTGAAGAACATTTTTccttatatttgatatttagtGGAATGAACAactatactttttatttaattgaaaagGTAGAAGTATCTCTCTAGACTTGACTCAAATCTCAAAGATacaattaactaaattaaggtcataatatttactcttttcttctttttttttttaattttgtacaccttttgaTTAACatgacatccaaatatctctCACGTGTCTCAACTGCTGGAGTCACGGGGTGTGCCACATAAGTCAAAAAGTgtacaatattatatataaaatgagttcagGGAGTAATATGACCTTAACTTAGTTAAAGTGTGTCTCTTCGATTTcgatcatagtctagggggaTACTTGTGCTTTctcccttttatttttaattttaaatgtcaTGATACTTTTATTTAGGCCATGGGTGGgtaaattatgaaaaatcagtggatttttaatatttttggataaataaaataataaaaccaGATAAATTATTTCGATGATGTCATGCATTAATATGTTAGTTTTAAGGGTATAGACGATCCAAAATATTGACGGTTAGGATATTTACAACCTTAATGTATAACGGGGGTAATAACATACTATTTATGATAGTTCGAggatatatttatctttttttccgtttttaatttgttaagtttttctctattagtttttaaatttgttatatttttctcTGTTACTTTTGTGaattgttttttcttataaaGATAAATGacgaaaatagaaaaataaattaaaatttgattaaatatgcatcatgtattattttttttaacaattttccacattgatgaaatttttaatttttcatgtattAAAAATTAGATTTAATAGATAATGatcattataataaaaaaattataaaattatgattttttttagaaaaagaattgtaaataattaagtaactataaaaaaatgtaaaaaaaatagctaccaaaatttgaatttttaaaaagtggtaaaagaaaaaggaaaaaaaactaattattgtTAGATAGATAAGCATCAATGTAATTTTAAAACAGAGAACTTATAAGAAAttgtaataattaaaaaaaaaaatatttttaaaaaagaagtaaaacaacTAAAGTAATTGCAAATTTTGATTTCGAaaagctttaaattttaatgggaaattaagattcaattttttttatagttttattttaacttttaaaatataataaaatttgattttttatgatgCGGCCCATatgacattatttatttatttctctcttttaacacacacacacagtcAAAATGGGTTTAGCCATGGGGCTGACCAACGCAACATGTTATTGGGATAGAGTTGAGATATGATTTTTTAAGTCCATTTAAAACTAGGGCTTATAAGCTCGGTCTATATAAGCCCTTGATCTATGAGGCTTGATTGTGGTCGGTTCATAGGACAAAACCAATTCTTTAAGTGTAACTTATAGAATTCTCACTAGTGAAaactgctctgataccaattgaaagtCGAGAGAGGGTTGAATTAAAAATTCCTTCTATATGCATCGAAAAATTGACTCACTTGTAAATTGGTATAACAATGTAAGGTAAGAGTAAATGGACTAAGTAAAAGACTCAGAGAGTTTTTATACTAATTTGGAACACCGATATGATGCCTATATTCAGTCCCCTTGGGTTATGAAGGTTACCTTAAGAGCTTGTTGTGAACTTGAATGTTACGAAAAAGAATCGTGTCTGATACGCAAATCAGATCTTCTACTCTGACACCACCTCTACTAGTATAATCTACactcatatttttctttctccttttcttttttgattgtATATTCACGAAAATACAATGATTTTATGAAAAACAATAGAAGACAACAATAAAATTCAAGTGAAGTGCGTACTTCACAACTAAGGTTAGGAGAAGATTATATAGTGTTTGAGGACTGCTCTTTTCAAGGACTAACCCAAGGGTAATTCAAATCAAGGCTCGTAGTTGAGTCCTTGATTTCGGATGATTGATTCATGCCCATATTAGATATGTCCATGAGCAAAtcaatttctttcttctttggaGAACTTCTTGTAATCTtgattctcttccttctcttgaAGATATTCATGTAATCTTGATACTTTGCTGATTTGATTTTCTGTTTTCCAAATCCTAATGACACACTAGGATTATGGTGACTTTGATTCTGTATCCCTTGAATGGTGTGGCTTCCTTGCTTGTGTTGCTTCAATaagtgcatatatatatatatatatatatatatatatatatatatatacacacacacacacatatagaAGGATAATTTAGTCTTTTGTATCATATTTACATATTATAAATACCTCGTGTAATTGGTTAATGTATTTATTCAAGATAGTTATTCTTTCATGGTATCAGATACCCAGGCTCTCTCTAACTCTTTACTAGCTAAACATAATTCATCTTCTCAAGGACGTGGACGTGGAAGAAATTCTAATGGTGGTCGTTATGCCATTGATGGTTGTGGTATAGgcagaaacaacaacaataacaacaacaacgaccATGAAAACTATTCCACTGCTCCTCTCCAGCCTGCTCCATGTCCAAACGCTTCTTCCGTTCTAGGTTTAGCTCTAAACTCTAGTACTTCTCTGCTCTATCCTAGTTATCTAGTAGCGCCTTATCTTTTTAAATGTCGATTATGTTTCCAACCTACTCATACTGCAAGAAATCGTTCTCTGCACATTCTTATGATTCGGCAGGTCATACTCATTGGTATGTTGACACTAAAGCTTCTTCGCACATGACACCTAATCCTTCACATCTCTCTTGTGTTCAACCTTATAATGGTAATTATCGTGTTATGGTAGGTAATGGTAATCAACCCCCCATATCTTATACCGGTAATAGTACATTCTCTACTAATTTTTCCACTTTCTCTCTAAAATATACCTTAGTTGTTTCAACTCTTTCTTGAAATTTATTAAGTGTTCGTAAATTTAATTCTGATAATAAATGTCTATTGACTTTTAtgcttttgatttttcaatatGGACTACAAGACGAAGAGAATTCTTCTCAGGTGCAATAGTTCGGGTCCTCTTTACTCTTTCCCTCCATCAACTCATGCAGTTGTTGCTCATCATGCTTTCGTTGCATCCCATGATTCTCCATATGTCTGGCATCGTCGTCTAGGACACCCTAGTATAGGTGTTCTTTCAAGTGTAGTTAGAAATAATGATTTGCAATGTTTTTTTTCGAAGCGTTAAGATTTTGTTTGTAATGTTTGTCAACTTGGCAAGCACACAAAACTACCATTTAAGGAATCTAtatcttcttctacttcttcatTGAATTGATTCACAGTGATATTTTAACCGCCCCAGTTCCCTCTTTTTCTATTTTCCGTtactacattttttttatgacgATTTTACTAAATTTACATAGGTGTTTACAATTTGACGCAAACCAGAAGCATTTCTTATGTTCAAAAACTTTTACTCTCATTGTTAACTTAATTTTTGGTCAAAATTAAATCACTAAAATGTGATGGAGCTGCTGAATACGTCAAACTTTCTTCTTTTCATGAGTTTTTAAATTCAAATGGTGTTTGTCTTCGCATTTCATGTCCACATACTTGTCAGCAAAATGGTAAAGCCGAACGAATGAATCACACTATACTAAACATGCTACGATATTtactttttcaatctttttttccATCTCAATTTTGGGTTGAATCCCTTAATACTGTTGTCCATCTCTTAATTCTTCCAAGGTCAAGTCTAAAACTCCCTATGAACTTCTTTTTGGTAAACAACCCtcatatcattatttatgtGTATTTGAGTCCTCCATCTAAACATTGTAGTTTTCCCGGTTATCCTTCAAATGATAAAGGTTTTAGGTGCTTTGATCCTTtagaaaataaagtttttattCTCGTCATGTTATTTTTAAAGAGGACTCTATCAATATCCTTCCCTAATTTTTCAGTGTATATCTCCAAACACTTCCTTATCTTTGTTTAAAAGTCCATCATCACTATTATTTCCGTCTCTCACGTCTCCAAATATTTATCCGACTTTATCTCCAAATAGAGTTTTCAATTTTCATACTTCTCCTAATCTGGAACGCTTTAGTCCCCTGCCGAAACATTCCTCGTCTTTCTCACCTACTCCAATACGTCCATCTAGTACTTTTCCTCATGTAACATTCTCACCGTTGCCAGCTTTTACTCCTTCTCAATCTTGGACTCAATTCTCTCTATCTCCAACAACTACTTCTCCTAATTTACAAGGACTCTATACACGGACAGTTTCCTCTGTATCTCAAAGGCAAAATGTTTCATCTCTTGATTCTAAAGTACATCCAATGATCACCCAAGCACAATCTGGAAAGTTCAAACCTAAAATTcttccttctttattttctcagtttcatttcaacattctcTTACTCCTGAACCCAATTAATTTTCTGAAGCCAATAAAAATCCAAACTAGAAAAGGGCAATGGCAAATGAATACAACTCCCTCATCGTCAACAACACATGGGACTTAGTGTTGCCCTCTACTAATGCAAATATCGTTGGTTGGCGATGGgtttataaagtaaaacaaGAATCTGATGGCTCGCTTGACCGTTATAAAGCCCATCTAGTTGCTCAAGGTATAATAAGAAACATGGTAGAATATGATCAAGCATTTAGTCCTGTGGTGAAACCAGTCACCATTCGAACTGTATTTGCTTTATCGGCATCCAAAGGATGGGCAATTTATCAATTAGACGTTAACAATGCCTTTTTATATGACACTCTTAATGAACTGGTATATATGAAACAATCCACTGGTTTTGTTCATCAGCAATTTCCACATTTTTTTAACCAATTGAACAAAACCCTTTATGGCTTAAAACAAGCTCCACAAGCATGGTTTCCTCGATTCACCTTTTTTCTTGTCAAACTTggttttaaaaattgtttttatgataattttctctttatttaaaaatcttGTTCGGACATAATAATTCTTCTtctatatgtggatgatattcTTATCACGTCATCTTTGAGATATCGGTCtagccaattttttttcttggaatCTCTGTCTCCATATGTAAGGGTGCATGGTTATTTTCTTAACCAATCCAAATACATTCATGATCTTCTTAATTGGGTAGGTCTTTTCTCATCTAAATCAGTTAAGATTCCTCTGTTGGGTTTAAAAGGTTTGAATGGAAATTGAGGAGTTGCGACTTTTAATAAAAGTTGCgactattatgaaaagttgcgactttgatgagttgtgacttttatgaaaagttgcgactatTATGCAAAGTTGCatcttttatgaaaggtgacgacctttccaaatgattgtgacttttccaaaggtttgtgaccttttcggTAAGACACATAAGAACCTTTTCgaactaccctttgttttctataaattgagggatttcctctcattttaaaaaggaGATTTTTCTAgacttcttcttctactactaaatataatattctaagtgtactttactacCGTTGAGTGGCTCGTTGACACCAGCATTTTGGTATAAATATACTGgtattgagatcattctatcctgggAGGACATATACCAAATCAAatctcggatactagaggggaataatttccttaatgggacattgtgcattcagtgggcttgatcttttttctgtttttccAAATTTCGGTATGTATTACAAagttttagatttgtgaattaatttttgttcttctaaTCTTCACTGGTTGattaaactttggtaacttcgtgtttctgcaaagtttgttggaatcagtaagattctttaaacacatattaacaacgattcttctttaaaaaaaaatattttgtatatttgttCTAATCTGTTTCTGCTCTATtttctctactagttttaattttctagttgtgaaaatgtccttAAACTTTGTCGTGTCTtatcaagttcttcaaagttcTGAAATCTCTTATTATTTCTGATACATCTCCTCCAATTTCTGATCCGTCAATATATCGTAGTCTTGTTGGTGGACTTAAATTTTAATCGACCTGACATTGACTTCTCTGTTAGGCAGGTTGCTCAATTCATGCATTCTCCCTTGGACATTCATTTTACTGCAGTAAAACGTATTTACGCTACCCGCATGGTTCCATAAATCATATTCTATTCATTCCAGACGGCTAAATTGGTTCATTAACATGTTATAATGATGCAGATTGTCCTACCACTGGAAGGTCTACCTCAGCGTATTGCATCTTTCTTGGTAATAATCTTATTTCTTGGTCTTCTAAGAAGAAAAGTGTTGTATCGCGCTCGAGTGCTGAGGCAAAATATCGTTTTGTTGCCCATGGTACTGCTGAGATATCTTGGTTGCTCTCTATTCTTGGTGATCAACATATTTAACTATCCTCTCCTTCAACAATCTACTATGATAACATCAATAGTATATACTTAGCTCACTATCATGTTCATCATGCTCGCACTAAACACATTGAGATTGACATTCACTTTGTTCGTGAGAAGGTTGCTTCTGGTGTTCTACAGGTTTTCTATGTGCCAAATGCGGATCAACTTGCAGATTTATTAATGAAGTCTCTTCCCTATGCTCAATTTTCATTCTTGCATGACAAGCTCAACATTAGTCGAGACCCAACATCGCTTGAGTGggaatgataaatatatatgtatagccaGAAGGATAGTTTAgttttatgtatcatatttacaTATTATAAATACCTTGTATAATTGGTTAATGTATTTATTCAAGATAGTTATTGTTTCACATATTGATTTCTTCCTTTATCGTAGTATGTTGCCGTCCTTTCTTTTTAAATTGCTTGCTTGAGTTTCATCTATATATGAGATAAGTATTTCATTATCAAAACTAATTGATTATATAAGGCTATCAGTATATACTTAAACTctacttaaatttttatctataataatttaatgtatggtaataaaaaaacatatcgATAGTTCGGCATACCCATATCCAAAAAATTTTATCAAGCCAATAACGCTAATATACGTGTTGAAATCTTAACTACTAACCATTTGAGATCGATAGAGAGTAGTTGAGAGAAGAAGAGATTGAATGGAACagtgaaaatttgaattaattgacTTGGCTTCATATTAACAAGAGGTCCTATTTATATACATGTGTTAACCGACTATGATTAATTAACAATATAACTattaaatttgacaagattaaaaaatggattaatgagaatatatggtagttaggaggataattcttcattggtaGAGAAGTCAAGATAGCACcttttgtaggtgaaatttaggtgaaccaTAAATTGGTTTCACAGGGTAAATCTTGACCttttgacatattgtgatgtcatggatgacatgaATAGGAATAAtcactcctataaataggtagctcctaTTCATTTGTAACACACATTTCACTCTACTTCTCATCTTCTAaggcatttgttcttctttctcctttgtagtatttcacttgtactcttttgaagtgaaataaatattggttggtTGCGTTTAAGGAttaggcaaaagaaaacaaaagtttgccgaacctcgttaattcttggtgttcttttttttattgtctcatttactatttattagctacCTTTAGATATAGTAGTTGTGATTTCATCACCATATATTTGGCTTCtgcaacaattggtatcagagccaaggtatTTTCTGAgaatgctctgtggttgcagcatagTGTGAACTTCCACATTAGAAAAGGTTTACTTAGGTCATTGCGTTGTTAGCTAGTAAATAATGTTCGTAGTAAAATGGGAGACAAGAAAAATTATGAGTCCAGATCAAGTGTCAATAATACGTCATCATTGGCATCTTCGCTTATGACAAGAATTGTGTCAAATGCGAAATTTGCAGTTGAAACTTTTGATGGGTCAGGACATTTTGGAATGTGGAAAGGCGAGGTCcttgatgttctttttcaacaaaGTCTAGCTATTGCTATAGAAGAAAAGAAACTAGACAGTGTAGGAGAAAAAGATTGGTAGATTATCAACCGTGTTGCTTGCGGTACCATTCGATCTTACCTTGCAAGAGAACAAATGTATCCATATACGAAGGAAACATCTGCAAATAAATTATAGAATTCATTGGAGGAgaaattcttgaaaaaaaacaGTCAAAATAAACTTTACATGAAAAGAAGACTGTTACGCTTCACTTATATTCCTGGCAGCACAATGATGATCATATCACCAGCTTTAATAAGTTGGCGACAGATTTGCGGAATATGGACATGAATTTTACGGATGGAGATATGTCCTTAATGTTGTTAAGTTCACTTCCCAATGAGTTCGAGCATCTTGAAACAACTCTACTGCATAGGAATGATGAAGTAAATCTCAAAGAAGTTTGGTCTACCTTATACAGttatgaacaaagaaagagagaaaaacaaaaaggcgAAGAAGCAGAAGCATCGATTGCAAGAGGTCTTTCTCAAAATCATATGAGAACGAAGAAAGGGAGATAATCAAGATCAAGACTCAGCAAAGATGAATGTGCCTTTTGCTGAGAAAAAGGACACTGGAAGACAGACTCCCCAAAGTTGAATAGCAAAGCCAAACCAAATAATAGGAAAGCTGTCATGGATTAAAATGTGACTGATTGTGGTGACTTCGATTACTCATTACTTACGATAGATCCATCCACATCATCTGATTTATGGTTGATGGACATAGCTTGCAGCTATCATATGTGTCCTAATCGGGACTGGTTTGTTGATTTACAAGAAAGAGAATGTGGATTTATTCACACCGCAAATGATAATCCTCTTACCGTATATGGTGTTGGTTCAATCCGATTAAGGAACCATGATGGATTAAGTAGAACATTAATAGATGTTCGATATGTAccatatttgaagaaaaatctcatTTCTGTTGGAGGCTTAGAGTCAAAGGGGTTCAAAGTCATTGAAGATAATGGCATGATGAGAATATGCTCTGATGCACTGGTGGTAATGAAGGCATTCGAAGAAATAATAACATGTACCACTATCAAGGTAGTACAATTATTGGGACAGCGGCAACAACATCCAATGATGAGAAGGGGGCAGAAATGACCAAGCTGTGGCATATGTGCTTGGGACATGCTGGAGGAAAATCCTTGAAAACTTTATCAGATCAACGATTGCTAAAAGGAGTAAAAACTTGCAACTTGGAGTTTTGTGAGCATTGTGTCAAGGGAAATATGTTCATTCAGATGTTTGGGGTGCTTCCAAAACACCTTAACTAGGTGGGAACACTATTTTGTAACATTTGTTGATGACTTTTCTCGAAGATTGTGGGTGTATACGTATAAAGATccgaaaaaataaataagaataaataggtacttaaggtgatttaattattaattaaaaatcttaaattttaagggcataatagtccttttgcatatcaatttaaataaaccagatttgtattaatttaatttaaattctatttgactaagtcttgaattagtctcctaatcctaatagttctctctctctcatgcttcttaactctctctctcacgttctccatcttTCTCACGTTATACTGCCAAGCACAACAAAAACCAGAGAATATATCAACAGTTCTTCacgcttgaagaactcacattaaattttaagaaaaacaaagcaaccaaaatgtcacgacccaaaaccgggccgcgactggcacccacacttaccctcctatgtgagcgaaccaaccaatctaaaccttaacatttcaatttaatatcaacagaaagtaatgcggaagacttaaactcattaataaaaagacaattcaataacttctaaaattcaacatctattattccccaaaatccggaagtcatcaccacaagaacatctatgatcaaattactaaactaagagtattctaagaaactaaaataaacaaaagctagtccatgccggaacttcaaggcatcaagacaNNNNNNNNNNNNNNNNNNNNNNNNNNNNN
This window encodes:
- the LOC107013393 gene encoding uncharacterized protein LOC107013393, translated to MGDKKNYESRSSVNNTSSLASSLMTRIVSNAKFAVETFDGSGHFGMWKGEVLDVLFQQSLAIAIEEKKLDSHNDDHITSFNKLATDLRNMDMNFTDGDMSLMLLSSLPNEFEHLETTLLHRNDEVNLKEVWSTLYSYEQRKREKQKGEEAEASIARDPSTSSDLWLMDIACSYHMCPNRDWFVDLQERECGFIHTANDNPLTVYGVGSIRLRNHDGLSRTLIDVRYVPYLKKNLISVGGLESKGFKVIEDNGMMRICSDALVVMKAFEEIITCTTIKVVQLLGQRQQHPMMRRGQK